In Zingiber officinale cultivar Zhangliang chromosome 1A, Zo_v1.1, whole genome shotgun sequence, the DNA window TAAGAGGCCTCATCCAACCTTAAATCGATCTTTTTGAGTAGGAGAGTGGATGTCACAAttgaaaaaattttatattactttaatataaatttaaataataatttccaAATTATAAAAGATGTATAATTTCATTTTTGGATTTAAGATATTAAATgtaatatattaaaatttgaatgaatataaaatttatatgtaattattgATAGATTAATTATAGGTTGATAGAATCGATTATGGCAGCTACGGCTTCTCTGCTCAGAGCAGTGCGGATGTGCTCGTCGGTCATATCCCATGCTCGCTGTGTGATGTCCATGATTAATACCTCACAGGCACGGGCGAGCAACAAAGGGACATCAGGGGTAATCCGGTTCTCCATCTGTTTGGGCTTCATGATCCTCCTTATGGTTTTTAAAGGCAGGTCGGGGCTGCGAACAGGCATCTGCTCCATCTCCTCCAGCCACAACGGTTTCTGCGGTTGCGGTGGAAACAACAAGAGCAACTGCGACTGCGACTCCGGCTGATGCTGCGGTGCAACTGCGACTCCGGCTGCTGCTGCGGCTGCGGCTGCGGCAGAGACGGCAGCCCACCATCGGTGGCGACGAGGATGCCGGCGGGGGCGTCAGGTGCGACGGCAAGAACGGCCGAAGCACCAGCGGTGGCAGAGGCACGAGCAGTTGCACTAGCGGGTGCACGGGCACGGGTGGCCGCGGGAGTACGGGCGGTGGTAGAGGCACAAACATTGGCACGGGCAGGTGCACGGACGTGGACACGGTTGCGGGCAGGGGCACGAGTGTGGGTAGGGATGGGAGCGCAGGTTGAGACAAAGGTGGCAGGGGTAGGGGCGGCTGCTGCCGTGGCGGTGACGATGGCTGCTACGGTGACATTTGGCTGATGTTGCTGCtgcgacaaaaaaaaaaacaacaattaGAAAAACAATTCTCAAACTGATAAATTACAGAAACACGACTTCCGCCCATGTTAATAAATTCATGGAAAAAAGATGGATAAGTACAACCGATTGCTAATGGCCACAAGTATAACCCACAGCACTAATTGAACCCTCTATGAGTGTGAGCAAACCTTCCTGTTTCAGATTAATAAGCGTTATAGCATTTAACTGACACTATGAAAGCATATGCATTTTTAAGTAATGCAAATACACTGATTGCGACTCAAAAAACTCTGAATTGTGGCACAATGG includes these proteins:
- the LOC122031450 gene encoding uncharacterized protein LOC122031450 isoform X1, with product MASRPDQVPDMRVFDAYFLRADVDRDGRISGKEAVTFFEGSNLPRPVLAQQQHQPNVTVAAIVTATAAAAPTPATFVSTCAPIPTHTRAPARNRVHVRAPARANVCASTTARTPAATRARAPASATARASATAGASAVLAVAPDAPAGILVATDGGLPSLPQPQPQQQPESQLHRSISRSRSRSCSCCFHRNRRNRCGWRRWSRCLFAAPTCL
- the LOC122031450 gene encoding uncharacterized protein LOC122031450 isoform X2; the encoded protein is MASRPDQVPDMRVFDAYFLRADVDRDGRISGKEAVTFFEGSNLPRPVLAQQHQPNVTVAAIVTATAAAAPTPATFVSTCAPIPTHTRAPARNRVHVRAPARANVCASTTARTPAATRARAPASATARASATAGASAVLAVAPDAPAGILVATDGGLPSLPQPQPQQQPESQLHRSISRSRSRSCSCCFHRNRRNRCGWRRWSRCLFAAPTCL